The Fluviicola sp. genome contains a region encoding:
- a CDS encoding T9SS type A sorting domain-containing protein — MKAIITSLVISGVAGGALGQGSLTLSTTNSNVKFSVSNNGTFFHNPTSTGTPGGYIVPKDSAVSSIYAMSFMAAGEDINGLLKGAVAQYMTSDFKPGPFLMNFANYSSQSYLDKYQFSLWDITKVQIDNHIAHWMDAGYVVPAVIAGWPGNGNTGNGESPLLAPFHDVDGDQIYEPQNGDYPLIRGDKAVYTIINDGNGIHPSGTEPIGLEVHMMFYQYEDPSDENLTNTVFFQTTLFNRGTQTLYHFHAGHLIDFDLGNPHDDYIGSLPSDNLVYVYNGTSNDADFSGNPGFGSMPPAAGIINLEGALNSHIPLTGPTSLNSPAAYYNVLQGLLPDGSPLIDDLNQPNPFIYSGFYPLGGTWNEVSLGNAPGDRRSVIGHDEANFWPGRSLCYNHAAIFARKSGNLTASVDSLFQVANHIQNFYDSQNFYCETQLMSIQEAQKLKVSIYPNPAKDQLHVEGVTTGIYRILTLDGKEVQAGNLENSIVPVDSLKNGFYLFEISSGEKYDRKSFVKE, encoded by the coding sequence ATGAAAGCAATCATTACCTCATTGGTGATTTCAGGCGTAGCAGGAGGAGCGCTTGGACAAGGATCTCTTACTTTGAGTACAACCAATTCAAACGTTAAGTTTTCCGTTTCGAATAACGGGACCTTTTTTCACAACCCGACATCAACCGGAACACCGGGCGGATATATTGTCCCGAAAGACAGTGCCGTCAGTTCCATTTATGCCATGTCGTTCATGGCGGCCGGTGAAGACATCAACGGACTCCTGAAAGGAGCTGTCGCCCAATACATGACTTCCGATTTCAAGCCCGGCCCTTTTTTGATGAACTTTGCCAATTACAGTTCGCAATCGTATCTTGATAAATACCAGTTTTCTTTGTGGGACATTACCAAAGTGCAGATTGACAATCACATCGCACATTGGATGGATGCAGGTTATGTGGTTCCAGCTGTTATAGCCGGATGGCCGGGAAATGGCAATACAGGAAACGGGGAAAGTCCGCTGCTTGCGCCCTTTCACGATGTAGACGGCGATCAGATTTACGAACCGCAAAACGGAGATTACCCGCTGATCCGAGGAGACAAAGCGGTCTATACAATTATAAACGACGGAAACGGTATTCATCCTTCCGGAACAGAACCCATCGGATTAGAAGTCCACATGATGTTCTACCAATACGAAGATCCTTCGGATGAGAATTTAACCAACACCGTTTTTTTTCAAACAACACTTTTCAATCGCGGCACACAAACCCTGTATCATTTTCATGCAGGACACTTAATCGATTTCGATTTGGGAAATCCGCACGACGATTATATCGGAAGCTTACCTTCCGACAACCTCGTTTATGTTTACAACGGAACCTCAAACGATGCCGACTTCTCGGGAAATCCGGGTTTTGGATCAATGCCGCCTGCTGCAGGAATTATCAACCTGGAGGGAGCACTGAATTCACATATTCCATTAACCGGTCCAACCAGCTTAAACAGTCCGGCAGCTTACTACAATGTCTTACAGGGTCTTTTGCCGGATGGAAGTCCATTAATAGATGATCTTAATCAGCCTAATCCGTTTATTTACTCTGGCTTTTATCCACTGGGCGGCACATGGAATGAAGTGAGCCTGGGGAATGCCCCGGGAGACCGCCGGTCAGTGATCGGACACGACGAAGCGAATTTCTGGCCGGGAAGATCTCTTTGTTACAACCATGCGGCCATTTTTGCCAGAAAAAGCGGAAACTTAACGGCAAGTGTTGACAGCTTATTCCAGGTCGCAAATCACATCCAGAATTTTTATGATAGTCAGAATTTCTACTGCGAGACCCAATTAATGAGCATTCAGGAAGCACAAAAACTGAAAGTTTCCATCTATCCGAATCCGGCCAAAGACCAGCTCCATGTGGAAGGTGTAACAACAGGTATTTACCGCATTTTGACCCTGGACGGAAAAGAAGTACAAGCAGGAAACCTGGAAAACAGCATCGTTCCGGTGGATTCTTTAAAGAATGGTTTCTACCTGTTTGAAATTAGTTCCGGTGAAAAATACGACCGGAAATCCTTTGTAAAGGAATAA
- a CDS encoding alpha/beta hydrolase → MNTTNQTNTPAGVEKKAVTFKSNGLTIAGMLYLPSDFHQPGKLRPAVVVGHPGAGVKEQASGLYAGLLAEKGYVALAFDAAYQGESEGFPRNYEDPAQRTEDIKAAVTCLSSTSEIDSERIGVLGICASGGYGVTAAATDHRIKVLATVSAAGIGHQLRKGGDGLQSPEVIQTLLNYAKMDRINVAEGREPGEFPIFPASSEEARALGEHVYEGWEYYCTERGFHPRSAKTFTWKSVELAAGFDAFRFAEMIAPRPLLMIAGSEAKTLWMTQEAMENAQSPKELVIIDGATHVDLYDKMEFVAPAVTRIVEFYDSNL, encoded by the coding sequence ATGAACACAACAAATCAAACAAACACTCCGGCAGGAGTAGAAAAAAAGGCAGTCACATTTAAATCTAACGGACTGACCATCGCAGGTATGCTATATCTTCCGTCAGATTTTCATCAACCGGGGAAACTTCGCCCTGCAGTTGTGGTGGGACATCCGGGAGCAGGAGTAAAAGAACAGGCATCCGGACTTTATGCCGGATTATTGGCAGAAAAAGGGTATGTGGCTCTTGCATTTGATGCTGCCTACCAGGGAGAAAGTGAAGGGTTCCCTCGCAATTACGAAGATCCGGCACAGCGAACCGAAGACATTAAGGCGGCGGTTACATGCTTGTCTTCCACGTCAGAAATAGATTCGGAAAGAATCGGTGTGCTGGGAATTTGTGCTTCCGGGGGATATGGTGTAACAGCTGCAGCAACTGATCACCGGATAAAAGTATTGGCGACAGTTTCAGCCGCAGGAATAGGGCACCAGCTGCGAAAAGGGGGCGATGGCTTACAAAGCCCGGAAGTAATTCAAACACTGTTGAACTATGCAAAAATGGACCGGATTAACGTGGCAGAAGGCAGGGAACCAGGTGAATTTCCAATTTTTCCTGCGTCATCCGAAGAAGCAAGAGCACTTGGAGAACACGTTTATGAAGGTTGGGAATATTATTGCACGGAAAGAGGTTTCCATCCGCGTTCTGCAAAGACGTTTACCTGGAAAAGTGTAGAACTTGCTGCCGGTTTTGATGCTTTCCGTTTTGCGGAGATGATTGCACCAAGACCTTTATTGATGATCGCCGGATCGGAAGCAAAGACGTTGTGGATGACACAGGAAGCAATGGAGAATGCTCAAAGCCCGAAGGAACTGGTTATAATCGATGGGGCAACACATGTAGATTTGTACGATAAGATGGAATTTGTTGCACCGGCAGTAACCAGGATTGTTGAATTTTATGATTCGAATTTATAA
- a CDS encoding T9SS type A sorting domain-containing protein: MRKIILLSLLLAPVLCFSQTIDSVSVTIGNPTSTVYVKGIKPYMDLSHLTIAALNDMNNTQVISLYFKGCPLNQIALPYDTLISISVPFPFALEINTLHDTSTVCSYPSAPFIVDTFYLNAVQILSLEELSGKEENLTIYPNPTNNSIDISAKSIVEAVSIYSMEGKKLSDKVIEKSQFNMDLADLSSGDYFLVFKTKSKELITKRITKK; this comes from the coding sequence ATGAGAAAGATCATTTTACTTAGTTTATTGTTGGCGCCTGTCCTTTGTTTCTCCCAAACAATTGATAGCGTATCGGTTACAATCGGCAACCCGACAAGCACGGTTTATGTCAAAGGCATCAAGCCATACATGGATTTGTCACATCTCACGATCGCGGCCCTGAATGATATGAATAATACGCAGGTAATCAGTTTATACTTCAAAGGATGCCCGCTGAATCAAATAGCCTTGCCTTATGACACACTTATTTCCATAAGCGTACCGTTTCCTTTTGCTTTAGAGATCAATACTTTACACGACACTTCAACCGTTTGTTCTTACCCGTCCGCTCCTTTTATAGTGGATACGTTTTATTTAAATGCCGTTCAGATTTTAAGCCTGGAAGAATTGTCCGGAAAAGAAGAGAACCTGACTATTTACCCCAATCCCACAAACAATTCAATAGACATTTCTGCGAAATCGATCGTGGAAGCAGTATCAATTTATTCCATGGAAGGCAAAAAACTATCGGATAAAGTGATCGAAAAAAGCCAATTTAACATGGATCTGGCGGATCTTTCTTCCGGCGATTACTTCCTGGTGTTCAAAACCAAATCAAAGGAATTAATCACCAAAAGGATTACCAAAAAGTAA
- a CDS encoding DUF1986 domain-containing protein, giving the protein MKFKYLLVVSAICLFSESALSQTKNVPPGSMGYSWGYGTSNILGGTTIPISAAPYQVSMEIGGSHACGGSIIADRWILTAAHCVVLGGATTSNTVIHAGSNDQTSSAGQNISVDAIYTHPSYNSSTSENDIALLHLSSPLTFNNNVMPIEYANSCNTKPADYTAGNPVYLSGWGITCNSCGVATFLQGLSIPFVSNATAMAINVAYNSAYTANISSNMIAFYNSGTGAGPGDSGGPAVIDKNGNKINLGASSWGYWPKDQLPTVYTNVRNYASWIQSITGFSISDPGLDLYSKDKPWDMGFEPSNVTNLWESEDIWVRRQNDGIANQVHQDPEYYTLPGNHDYVYVRVRNRGCVASTGTEQITLNWAKAATALSWPANWNGSILTSGGFPLGGVIGTATLPVIQPGNAAIITFQWDPPNPANYVGGLTTDPSLFWAEEPHHFCLLSRIVASGDPMTVAETPNLGSNVNNNNNIVWKNLSVVDLNPSNISPGGTIHTGATVLVGDAWNQGGVYTIEFANPTWITGNPITQEAEIKVKLDAPLWAKWAQGGYQAENVEVVNPQEHLVQLFGHHSALKNLPFLPNERNLINVSFNFLTQQATNQNEFDFSVIQRTSADNRIVGGETYKIYKEQKRTLFVADAGGDKEIEQLNSTTLSAYPIGEQAVYNWYDEKGNLVYTGEDFTVSPEVTTKYKLEVIASLDGFKDYDEVEVKVKEYAITNISPNPSSSIINIDYRAQKAQSAYVMIVPLFAGTSNQYLLNTSETSKRIDVSNYVPGQYAVVLICDGNVVDYKNILVQ; this is encoded by the coding sequence ATGAAATTTAAATACCTTTTAGTTGTTTCGGCGATTTGCCTTTTCAGCGAAAGTGCTTTGTCACAGACCAAAAATGTTCCACCGGGAAGCATGGGATATTCCTGGGGTTACGGAACCTCCAATATTTTAGGTGGAACAACGATCCCGATCTCAGCTGCACCTTACCAGGTTTCCATGGAAATAGGCGGAAGCCATGCCTGCGGAGGTTCTATTATTGCCGACCGCTGGATCCTTACCGCTGCACACTGCGTTGTATTAGGCGGAGCAACCACATCCAATACGGTAATCCATGCAGGAAGCAACGACCAGACCAGCAGTGCCGGCCAGAATATTTCCGTAGATGCGATCTATACACACCCGAGCTACAATAGTTCCACATCGGAAAATGATATCGCTTTGCTGCACCTTTCTTCGCCGTTGACATTCAATAACAATGTCATGCCGATTGAATACGCAAACAGTTGTAACACCAAACCGGCCGATTATACTGCAGGGAATCCTGTTTATTTATCCGGTTGGGGAATCACATGTAATAGCTGTGGTGTTGCAACTTTTTTACAGGGCTTATCGATTCCTTTTGTTTCGAATGCAACTGCAATGGCGATCAACGTAGCGTATAATTCTGCTTACACTGCAAACATTTCGTCGAATATGATTGCCTTCTACAATTCCGGAACAGGAGCAGGGCCGGGTGATAGTGGTGGGCCGGCAGTGATTGATAAAAATGGGAACAAAATTAACCTGGGTGCTTCAAGCTGGGGATATTGGCCGAAAGATCAATTGCCGACCGTTTACACCAACGTAAGAAATTACGCCAGCTGGATTCAAAGTATTACAGGATTTTCCATCAGTGATCCGGGATTGGATTTGTATTCCAAAGATAAACCCTGGGACATGGGGTTTGAGCCGAGCAATGTTACCAACCTCTGGGAAAGTGAAGACATCTGGGTACGCAGGCAAAATGACGGGATCGCGAATCAGGTGCACCAGGATCCGGAATATTATACGCTTCCGGGAAATCACGATTACGTATATGTGAGAGTGAGAAACAGAGGATGTGTGGCATCTACCGGAACGGAACAGATAACTTTGAATTGGGCGAAGGCTGCAACAGCTTTATCATGGCCGGCCAACTGGAATGGCTCCATACTAACCAGCGGAGGTTTCCCGCTTGGAGGTGTGATCGGAACAGCGACTTTGCCGGTCATTCAGCCGGGAAATGCTGCTATTATTACATTCCAATGGGATCCGCCGAATCCTGCAAATTATGTTGGCGGTTTAACAACCGATCCATCCCTGTTTTGGGCAGAAGAGCCACATCACTTTTGTTTGTTGTCACGAATTGTTGCATCCGGAGATCCGATGACCGTTGCTGAAACACCGAATCTGGGAAGCAATGTAAATAACAATAACAACATCGTCTGGAAAAACTTGTCTGTAGTAGATCTGAATCCTAGCAATATTTCACCGGGAGGAACGATCCACACCGGTGCTACCGTGCTGGTCGGTGATGCCTGGAACCAGGGAGGAGTATACACGATTGAATTCGCAAATCCTACCTGGATTACCGGAAATCCGATCACCCAAGAGGCGGAAATTAAGGTAAAGCTAGACGCACCTTTGTGGGCAAAATGGGCACAGGGCGGTTATCAAGCCGAAAATGTGGAAGTAGTGAATCCACAGGAGCATCTGGTACAGCTTTTTGGACATCATTCTGCGCTTAAAAATTTGCCGTTCCTGCCAAATGAACGAAATTTAATCAATGTCAGCTTCAATTTCCTGACCCAGCAAGCGACGAACCAAAATGAGTTTGATTTTTCTGTTATTCAGCGAACGAGTGCGGATAACCGGATTGTGGGTGGAGAAACCTATAAAATCTATAAGGAGCAGAAAAGAACCCTTTTCGTAGCTGATGCAGGTGGTGACAAAGAAATAGAACAGCTGAACAGCACTACGCTAAGCGCTTATCCGATCGGCGAGCAGGCTGTCTATAACTGGTACGATGAAAAAGGTAACCTGGTTTATACCGGTGAAGACTTTACAGTTTCTCCGGAAGTTACAACCAAGTATAAACTGGAGGTAATTGCTTCTCTTGATGGATTTAAGGATTATGACGAAGTGGAGGTAAAAGTCAAAGAATATGCAATTACCAACATCTCACCGAACCCGTCAAGCAGCATCATCAATATCGATTACAGAGCACAAAAAGCACAATCGGCCTATGTGATGATCGTACCGTTGTTTGCAGGAACATCGAATCAGTATCTGTTAAACACGTCTGAAACTTCCAAAAGAATTGATGTTTCAAACTACGTGCCGGGCCAATATGCCGTGGTCTTGATTTGCGATGGCAATGTTGTTGACTACAAAAATATTTTAGTACAATAA
- the mfd gene encoding transcription-repair coupling factor — MDQAQFLQRFKKLKGLDQTADLLQQAEIRIHWKGLIGSSKSIATASVCEQVPGNHLFILEDKETAAYFLNDLEQLYPDNKHIYFYPASYRTPYQLEETDNANVVARAEVLEKVNTGKNTWVVTYPQALFERVPTQKKLSENTMRVERGKSYSIDFFNEFLLEYGFERVDFVYEPGQFSIRGGIVDIFSFSNDQPFRVEFFGDEVDSIRTFDPVSQLSVGTHTHFSVVPNVQRQLVLNGTGTFLEFIGKQTTIWLASNDLVKAALEKDYEKAVKIYDSLPKNTIKHSLPGELYMHPSDWKEQLPVHAIVEFGPEYAFKTSEVVTFETLHQPTFNKDFDLLKDDLIARKKAGAENLIFSNQPKQIERLYQIFEDIGAEVEFEPMNIALHEGFILPSLKLVCYTDHQIFERYHRFKLKEGFRQAKQALTLKEIYNLQKGDYVTHIDHGVGQFSGLQTIDVNGKPQEAIRLVYKDGDVLYVSIHSLHRISKFTGKDGAAPKMNKLGTQAWATLKQKTKKRIKELAFDLIQLYAKRKSQPGFAFSPDTYLQNELEASFMYEDTPDQLKATQAVKEDMEKPMPMDRLVCGDVGFGKTEVAMRAAFKAVADSKQVAVLVPTTILSHQHARSFKERFKNFPANVDYINRFKSAKEITATLKKVESGEIDILVGTHKIVSDKVKFKDLGLIIIDEEQKFGVAVKDKLKTLKTTVDTLTLTATPIPRTLQFSLMGARDLSIINTPPPNRQPVLTEVITFNEENIRDAISYEVSRGGQVYFVNNRLSNIKEIAGMISRLCPGVRVAIGHGQMDGKQLEKVMMDFIQGEYDVLIATTIIESGIDISNANTIIINDAHMFGLSDLHQLRGRVGRSNKKGFCYLISQPISLLTSEARKRLEALVQFSDLGSGFNIAMKDLDIRGAGNLLGGEQSGFISEIGFEMYQKILNEAMDELKEEEFKDLYDERNTETMGAHFVKDCVLETDFELRITEDYINNVSERLSIYQDLDNLETKEEIENYKQQLIDRFGPLPRVVKELLRSFELRWLAQEIGFEKLVIKQGSMIGYFVSNPQSKYYESPMFTQVLKYVQSNPKDCKMSEKNDKLRLIYSHVMNMDQAFERLGEIVNQSI; from the coding sequence ATGGACCAGGCACAATTTTTACAACGATTCAAAAAACTCAAAGGACTCGATCAAACAGCAGATTTATTGCAACAGGCAGAAATTCGCATTCATTGGAAAGGACTCATCGGTTCTTCCAAATCAATAGCGACTGCTTCCGTCTGTGAGCAGGTTCCGGGAAATCATTTATTCATTCTCGAAGACAAGGAAACGGCCGCATACTTTCTCAATGACCTGGAGCAATTATATCCCGATAACAAGCACATTTACTTTTACCCGGCTTCCTACAGAACGCCCTATCAACTGGAAGAAACAGACAATGCGAATGTAGTTGCACGCGCAGAAGTGCTGGAAAAGGTCAATACCGGTAAAAACACGTGGGTAGTTACTTACCCGCAAGCCTTATTCGAGCGTGTTCCGACCCAGAAAAAACTGTCCGAGAATACCATGCGGGTAGAACGCGGGAAAAGCTATTCCATCGACTTTTTCAATGAATTCCTGTTGGAATACGGCTTTGAACGGGTGGATTTCGTTTACGAACCTGGCCAGTTTTCGATTCGCGGAGGGATTGTCGATATTTTCTCGTTTTCAAATGACCAGCCTTTCCGGGTGGAGTTTTTCGGAGATGAGGTAGATTCTATCCGCACATTTGACCCGGTTTCCCAATTGTCAGTTGGAACGCATACCCATTTTTCGGTGGTTCCGAATGTACAGCGCCAATTGGTTTTGAACGGTACCGGAACATTTTTGGAATTCATCGGAAAGCAAACAACCATCTGGCTGGCTTCCAACGACCTGGTGAAAGCTGCTTTGGAAAAAGATTACGAGAAGGCCGTAAAAATTTACGATTCATTGCCGAAAAATACCATTAAGCACAGCTTGCCAGGCGAATTGTACATGCATCCTTCCGACTGGAAGGAACAGCTTCCGGTGCATGCTATTGTAGAGTTCGGTCCGGAATATGCTTTCAAAACTTCGGAAGTTGTGACATTCGAAACGCTGCATCAGCCGACATTCAACAAAGATTTTGACTTGTTGAAGGATGATTTGATAGCGCGTAAAAAAGCAGGAGCGGAGAACCTCATTTTCTCCAACCAACCGAAACAGATCGAACGCTTGTACCAGATTTTCGAGGATATCGGTGCGGAAGTGGAATTTGAACCGATGAACATCGCCCTGCATGAAGGATTTATTCTTCCGTCGCTAAAGCTGGTTTGCTATACGGATCACCAGATCTTTGAGCGTTATCACCGCTTTAAACTGAAAGAAGGTTTCCGCCAGGCGAAACAAGCGCTTACTTTAAAGGAAATATACAACCTGCAAAAAGGCGATTATGTGACACACATCGATCATGGTGTGGGACAATTTTCCGGTCTGCAGACCATTGATGTGAACGGAAAACCCCAGGAAGCGATCCGGTTGGTTTACAAAGATGGGGATGTGTTGTATGTGAGCATTCACTCTTTGCACCGCATTTCGAAATTTACCGGGAAAGACGGAGCCGCCCCGAAGATGAATAAATTGGGAACGCAGGCCTGGGCAACGCTGAAGCAGAAGACCAAAAAACGCATCAAGGAGTTGGCTTTTGATTTGATTCAGTTGTATGCAAAACGCAAAAGTCAACCCGGATTTGCGTTTTCACCGGACACTTACCTGCAAAACGAATTGGAAGCTTCGTTTATGTATGAAGACACTCCCGACCAATTGAAAGCAACCCAGGCTGTGAAGGAAGACATGGAAAAACCGATGCCGATGGACCGTTTGGTCTGCGGAGATGTAGGCTTTGGAAAAACGGAAGTTGCCATGCGCGCGGCGTTCAAAGCGGTTGCCGACAGCAAACAAGTAGCAGTTTTGGTTCCGACAACGATCCTGAGCCATCAGCATGCCCGCAGTTTCAAGGAACGTTTCAAGAATTTCCCGGCAAACGTGGATTACATCAATCGTTTCAAGTCTGCGAAGGAAATTACGGCAACCTTGAAAAAAGTGGAAAGCGGGGAGATCGATATTTTGGTTGGAACGCACAAGATTGTCAGCGACAAAGTGAAATTCAAAGACCTTGGATTGATCATTATCGACGAAGAGCAGAAGTTCGGAGTGGCGGTAAAAGACAAGTTGAAAACCCTGAAAACGACGGTCGACACCTTGACGCTTACTGCAACACCAATCCCGAGAACACTTCAATTTTCGTTAATGGGTGCACGTGATTTGAGTATCATCAATACACCGCCGCCAAACCGTCAGCCGGTCCTGACGGAAGTCATTACCTTCAACGAAGAAAATATCCGGGATGCGATTTCGTACGAAGTAAGTCGTGGCGGGCAGGTTTATTTTGTGAATAACAGGCTGTCAAACATCAAGGAAATAGCAGGAATGATCTCGCGTTTGTGTCCGGGAGTGCGTGTGGCGATTGGACACGGACAAATGGATGGAAAGCAGCTGGAAAAAGTGATGATGGATTTTATCCAGGGAGAATACGACGTTCTGATTGCAACCACCATTATCGAATCCGGAATTGATATTTCGAATGCGAATACGATCATTATCAACGATGCGCACATGTTCGGTTTGAGCGATTTACACCAGTTGCGTGGTCGCGTGGGCCGTTCCAACAAAAAAGGGTTCTGCTACCTTATTTCGCAGCCGATCAGTCTCCTCACTTCCGAAGCGCGTAAACGTTTGGAAGCTTTGGTACAATTCTCCGATCTGGGTTCCGGGTTCAATATTGCCATGAAGGATCTGGATATTCGCGGAGCAGGAAACCTTTTGGGTGGCGAACAAAGCGGATTTATTTCCGAAATCGGTTTTGAGATGTACCAGAAAATCCTCAACGAAGCCATGGACGAATTGAAAGAAGAGGAATTCAAGGACCTTTACGACGAGCGCAATACCGAAACGATGGGAGCGCATTTCGTCAAAGACTGTGTGCTGGAAACCGACTTCGAGTTGCGTATCACGGAAGATTACATCAACAATGTGAGCGAACGTTTGAGTATTTACCAGGACCTGGACAACCTGGAAACCAAAGAAGAGATCGAGAATTACAAACAGCAATTGATCGACCGCTTCGGGCCGCTTCCGCGCGTAGTAAAAGAATTGCTGCGTTCGTTCGAGTTGCGCTGGCTGGCACAGGAAATCGGTTTCGAAAAATTGGTCATCAAACAAGGATCCATGATCGGGTATTTCGTTTCCAATCCGCAGAGCAAATACTACGAATCACCGATGTTCACACAAGTCTTGAAATACGTTCAGAGCAATCCGAAAGACTGCAAAATGAGTGAGAAAAACGACAAACTGCGTTTAATCTACAGTCATGTGATGAATATGGACCAGGCGTTTGAAAGGTTAGGGGAGATTGTGAATCAATCAATTTAA
- a CDS encoding DUF4382 domain-containing protein, protein MKTTAYFVALALVGVLGISTGCKKKEGTSQMTVKMVDAPGDFQQVNVEVLQVQVHHSTQGWINLPTVAGIYDLLTLQNDVSATLVNAGTLPSGDLQQFRLILGDENTVMVDSLYFPLATPSAQQSGLKINLNSNFAPNTQYEVVLDFDAEKSIVTQGNGSYSLKPVIRVLSVNPI, encoded by the coding sequence ATGAAAACAACAGCATATTTTGTGGCGTTGGCATTAGTGGGAGTGTTGGGAATTTCTACTGGGTGCAAGAAGAAAGAAGGAACAAGTCAGATGACTGTGAAGATGGTGGACGCACCCGGTGATTTCCAGCAAGTGAATGTAGAGGTTTTACAGGTGCAGGTGCATCACAGCACTCAGGGCTGGATCAACCTTCCCACAGTTGCAGGTATTTATGATTTGTTGACTTTACAAAATGATGTTTCAGCAACATTGGTGAATGCGGGAACGCTTCCTTCCGGAGATTTACAACAATTCCGTTTGATTCTTGGTGACGAGAATACAGTCATGGTAGATAGCCTTTATTTTCCATTGGCAACTCCGTCGGCACAGCAATCCGGTTTAAAAATTAATTTGAATTCAAACTTTGCTCCGAATACGCAGTATGAAGTAGTACTCGATTTTGATGCAGAGAAAAGTATTGTGACTCAGGGAAATGGGTCTTATTCCTTAAAACCTGTTATCCGGGTTTTATCGGTCAATCCTATTTAA
- a CDS encoding helix-turn-helix transcriptional regulator, translating to MKKMAATPHKINSISDLHRLLGLPKPLHPMISLVQNCNVNVVKDEFPETLVLHFYKISFIEDMRGKVKYGQSYYDFDEGGMVFVSPGQLLTAEPDADEYKGFNLFVHPDFLRGHSIASTIEKHHFFTYSANEALHLSDKERTRIMTVFKGIEEELESGIDSSSRDVLIAQLELLLNYSSRFYKRQFTTRQVLNNDLLVKLEQLLDNYFENEMTLTNGLPTVQYLAGELHVSPHYLSDMLRSQTGQNAQQLIHSKLISRAKLLLSNTSLTVAEVAYQLGFEYPQSFNKLFKQKTSVSPLDFRKTFR from the coding sequence ATGAAGAAAATGGCAGCCACTCCACATAAGATCAATTCCATATCGGATTTGCACAGGTTGCTTGGACTTCCCAAACCATTGCACCCGATGATTAGCCTTGTTCAAAATTGTAATGTAAATGTGGTTAAAGACGAGTTTCCGGAAACGCTGGTGCTTCATTTTTATAAGATATCTTTTATTGAAGATATGCGTGGCAAAGTGAAATATGGACAAAGTTACTACGATTTCGATGAAGGAGGTATGGTGTTCGTTTCACCCGGACAATTGTTAACAGCAGAACCCGACGCCGATGAATATAAAGGGTTTAACCTGTTTGTGCATCCTGATTTTTTAAGGGGGCATTCTATTGCATCAACTATCGAAAAACATCATTTCTTTACCTATTCGGCGAATGAAGCATTGCATCTTTCAGACAAAGAGCGGACAAGAATTATGACCGTTTTTAAAGGAATCGAAGAGGAGTTGGAATCGGGTATAGATAGTTCGAGCCGGGATGTTCTGATAGCACAACTCGAATTGTTGCTCAATTATAGCAGCCGGTTTTATAAACGTCAGTTTACAACTCGTCAAGTGTTGAACAATGACTTATTAGTGAAGCTGGAACAGTTACTGGACAACTATTTTGAGAATGAGATGACCTTGACAAACGGTTTGCCGACCGTTCAGTATCTTGCCGGAGAGCTTCATGTCTCCCCTCATTATTTAAGTGATATGCTTCGCTCACAGACCGGTCAAAACGCTCAGCAGTTGATACATAGTAAGTTGATCTCACGTGCAAAGTTATTACTTAGCAACACCAGCCTCACGGTAGCCGAGGTGGCTTACCAATTAGGGTTTGAATATCCACAGTCGTTCAATAAGTTGTTTAAACAGAAGACTAGTGTTTCACCGTTGGATTTCCGGAAGACTTTCAGATAA